A genomic stretch from Gemmatimonadaceae bacterium includes:
- a CDS encoding proline--tRNA ligase, producing MSDDKKLTTRAEDFSAWYNEVVLRAQLADYSPVRGCMVIRPDGYGIWERMQRALDDAFKATGHRNAYFPLFIPESFLHKEAEHVEGFAPEAAVVTHGGGKKLEEPLVVRPTSETIIYSMFAKWVQSYRDLPILINQWANVVRWEMRTRLFLRTLEFLWQEGHTAHATHDEAETEARLILGVYRKFMEEHMAMPVLTGLKTPSEKFAGALRTYSCEAMMQDNKALQAGTSHNLGQNFAKAFELQYQSESGGMEFAWNTSWGVSTRMIGGLVMTHGDDNGLRIPPRLAPTEVVIVPIWKSEEERAQLLEAASRVKQDLQTWSGRGDDRMRVHVDAREGIKPGAKYYEWELRGVPLRLELGPRDLQANACMAARRDSNFIGAAPAEAPGGKPASRKATLSLDGLPATIHGVLGSIQSDMLAAARARREANSIREPVTYDRFREIMEGDGAFVYAGWNGDPAVEARVKEETKATIRCIPDAEFRSPTAPSRCMVTGEPAMHEVVWAKAY from the coding sequence ATGTCCGATGACAAGAAGCTGACCACTCGCGCCGAGGACTTCAGCGCGTGGTACAACGAAGTCGTGTTGCGCGCGCAGCTGGCGGACTACTCGCCCGTGCGTGGGTGCATGGTGATCCGTCCCGATGGCTACGGTATCTGGGAGCGCATGCAGCGTGCGCTGGACGACGCCTTCAAGGCCACGGGACACCGCAACGCCTACTTCCCGCTTTTCATCCCCGAAAGCTTCCTGCACAAGGAGGCTGAACATGTCGAGGGTTTTGCGCCGGAGGCCGCGGTCGTCACGCATGGCGGCGGCAAGAAGCTCGAGGAGCCGCTCGTCGTGCGGCCCACGTCGGAGACGATCATCTATTCGATGTTCGCCAAGTGGGTGCAGAGCTATCGCGACCTGCCCATCCTGATCAATCAGTGGGCGAACGTGGTCCGCTGGGAGATGCGGACACGCCTGTTCCTGCGCACGCTGGAGTTTCTCTGGCAGGAAGGCCACACAGCGCACGCCACGCACGATGAAGCGGAGACCGAAGCGCGCCTGATCCTCGGCGTCTACCGCAAGTTCATGGAGGAGCACATGGCGATGCCGGTGCTCACCGGTCTCAAGACGCCGAGCGAGAAGTTCGCCGGCGCCCTGCGGACGTATTCGTGCGAGGCCATGATGCAGGACAACAAAGCCTTGCAGGCGGGGACGTCGCACAACCTCGGGCAGAACTTCGCGAAGGCCTTCGAGCTGCAGTACCAGTCGGAGTCGGGTGGGATGGAGTTTGCATGGAACACGAGCTGGGGGGTCTCGACGCGCATGATTGGCGGGCTCGTGATGACGCATGGCGACGACAACGGGCTGCGCATTCCTCCCCGGCTCGCGCCCACCGAAGTCGTGATCGTGCCGATCTGGAAGTCGGAGGAGGAGCGCGCGCAGTTGCTCGAGGCCGCCAGCCGGGTGAAGCAGGATCTTCAGACGTGGTCCGGCCGCGGGGACGACCGCATGCGCGTGCACGTGGACGCGCGCGAGGGCATCAAGCCCGGCGCCAAGTACTATGAGTGGGAACTGCGCGGCGTGCCGCTTCGGCTCGAACTCGGCCCGCGCGACCTGCAGGCGAATGCGTGCATGGCCGCGCGCCGGGACAGCAACTTCATCGGCGCAGCGCCGGCCGAAGCGCCAGGAGGAAAGCCCGCGAGCCGCAAGGCGACGCTTTCGCTCGACGGTCTGCCAGCCACGATTCACGGGGTGCTGGGGAGCATTCAGTCCGACATGCTCGCGGCCGCGAGAGCGCGGCGCGAGGCCAACAGCATCCGCGAGCCGGTGACGTACGATCGCTTCCGGGAAATCATGGAAGGGGACGGCGCGTTCGTGTATGCGGGTTGGAACGGCGATCCGGCTGTGGAAGCCCGGGTGAAGGAGGAGACCAAAGCAACGATCCGCTGCATCCCCGACGCCGAGTTCCGTTCGCCGACGGCTCCGTCACGCTGCATGGTGACCGGCGAACCGGCGATGCACGAGGTCGTGTGGGCGAAAGCGTACTGA
- the lysA gene encoding diaminopimelate decarboxylase: MGESVLTSSPAFGRVDGTLHGERVALDALAAAVGTPVYAYSSATIAARFARLDAVLAPIPHRIHYACKANGNLAILSLLRSLGARVDVVSGGELFRARRAGFAGRDIIFGGVGKSEAELGEALDAGVHLVSVESATELRMLDAIARERGVVARVGLRVNPEVAVESFHDYIKTGQKGNKFGVPYDQADAVARLAMTLPNVALVAIGMHIGSQLSQLQPYGDGIERLEQLITSVRAAGVDTLEHVDIGGGIFVPYDDEPPADLDAYASLVVPAIRRIGLELIVEPGRFLVAESGVLLTRVLYRKRSGGRELLITDAGMTDLLRPSHYDAYHRISAVHHTTARATFDVVGPICESGDFLAIDREMDDVDAGALLCVWTAGAYGSSMSSNYNARPRAAEVLLDGDRWAIVTARERYEDLVRRETTTPQWRTT; the protein is encoded by the coding sequence GTGGGCGAAAGCGTACTGACATCCAGCCCGGCGTTTGGCCGGGTCGACGGGACGTTGCACGGCGAGCGCGTGGCGCTGGACGCGCTCGCGGCCGCCGTGGGCACCCCCGTCTACGCCTACAGCTCGGCAACGATCGCGGCGCGATTCGCGCGACTCGACGCGGTCCTCGCGCCGATTCCGCATCGCATTCACTACGCCTGCAAGGCCAACGGGAACCTCGCCATCCTCTCGCTCCTGCGTTCCCTCGGCGCCCGCGTGGACGTCGTGTCTGGCGGAGAGCTGTTCCGCGCTCGCCGCGCCGGCTTTGCCGGCCGCGACATCATTTTTGGCGGCGTCGGCAAGTCGGAGGCGGAACTCGGCGAGGCCCTCGATGCGGGCGTGCACCTCGTCTCCGTGGAATCGGCGACCGAGCTGCGCATGCTCGATGCCATCGCCCGTGAGCGTGGCGTGGTCGCACGCGTGGGCCTGCGCGTGAACCCGGAGGTCGCCGTCGAGAGTTTTCACGACTACATCAAGACCGGGCAGAAGGGAAACAAGTTCGGCGTGCCGTATGACCAGGCCGACGCCGTCGCGCGCCTGGCGATGACGCTGCCAAACGTCGCGCTTGTCGCCATTGGCATGCATATCGGGTCGCAGCTCTCGCAGCTGCAGCCCTATGGCGACGGTATCGAGCGACTGGAGCAGCTCATCACCTCGGTGCGCGCGGCCGGGGTCGACACGCTGGAGCACGTGGACATTGGTGGCGGGATCTTTGTACCCTACGACGACGAACCGCCTGCCGACCTCGATGCCTACGCGTCGCTGGTGGTTCCGGCGATCCGGCGCATCGGCCTCGAACTCATCGTCGAGCCCGGGCGATTCCTGGTCGCGGAGTCCGGCGTGCTGCTCACGCGCGTCCTCTACCGAAAGCGCAGCGGCGGACGCGAGCTGCTCATCACCGACGCGGGCATGACGGACCTGTTGCGTCCCTCGCACTACGACGCGTATCACCGGATCAGCGCCGTGCACCACACGACAGCCCGCGCGACCTTCGACGTGGTGGGCCCCATTTGCGAGAGTGGCGACTTCCTCGCCATCGATCGCGAGATGGACGACGTGGACGCGGGTGCGCTCCTGTGCGTCTGGACGGCGGGCGCGTACGGCTCCAGCATGTCGTCGAACTACAATGCACGGCCGCGGGCCGCCGAGGTGCTGCTGGATGGCGATCGGTGGGCCATCGTGACCGCGCGCGAACGGTACGAGGACCTGGTGCGACGAGAGACGACCACGCCGCAGTGGAGGACGACCTGA
- a CDS encoding metallophosphoesterase has product MKVGLLSDTHDRLPAIEALLRYMQEHGVNLVLHAGDFCAPFSLKPFVDANMPVIGVFGRNDGDREGLRAFAQRGVGIELFEGPHSMELGGQRILMVHDLSDANPRSLESHQVVLHGFTHREEMKSRAETLIVNPGEGCGWLHGEPSGAILDLQTRDVQFFKLKDVHTFKPADTA; this is encoded by the coding sequence ATGAAGGTGGGACTGCTGTCCGACACGCACGACCGCCTCCCGGCCATCGAGGCGTTGTTGCGCTACATGCAGGAGCATGGCGTGAACCTGGTGCTGCATGCGGGGGACTTCTGCGCGCCGTTTTCCCTCAAGCCATTCGTGGATGCCAACATGCCCGTGATCGGCGTCTTTGGCCGCAACGACGGTGACCGCGAGGGGTTGCGCGCGTTCGCCCAGCGGGGCGTCGGGATCGAACTGTTCGAGGGACCGCACTCCATGGAACTCGGCGGGCAGCGGATCCTCATGGTCCACGACCTCAGCGATGCCAACCCGCGATCGCTGGAGAGTCACCAGGTGGTGCTTCATGGATTCACGCACCGCGAGGAGATGAAGTCGCGCGCCGAGACGCTGATCGTGAATCCGGGCGAAGGCTGCGGCTGGCTGCACGGCGAGCCGAGTGGCGCGATCCTGGACCTGCAGACCCGCGACGTGCAGTTCTTCAAGCTCAAGGACGTCCACACCTTCAAGCCAGCCGATACCGCGTGA
- the guaA gene encoding glutamine-hydrolyzing GMP synthase, which yields MSADATARPTGRDAAGDRILILDCGSQFTQLIARRVREARVYSEIHPPRSLEWVKAFKPTGIILSGGPSSVTDEGAPTFDPGILDVAPVLGVCYGMQWIAQHAGGEVKGGGRREYGRAEVTVGEARGVFSGFAPGERTQVWMSHGDHIESVPPGYVVTASSADNPVVAMRHASRPIHAIQFHAEVSHTTRGADMISNFLFEVCRCTPGWTPGHFIEDEVARIRHLVGEQHVICGLSGGVDSSVAAALVHRAIGDQLTCIFVDTGLLRLHEREQVERTFRAHLGIRLVTVRAEARFLDALAGVDDPERKRRIIGHTFIDVFEDAAAEAGKDAAFLVQGTLYPDVIESVSAKGGPSATIKTHHNVGGLKPGMTFRLIEPLRELFKDEVRNVGRELGLPEEMVGRHPFPGPGLAIRVLGDVTEARLEVLRQADAIYLEEIRSAGLYDDIWQAFAVLLPVRSVGVMGDYRTYENVLALRAVTSTDGMTADWYPYPPEVLSRMSSRIINEVKGVNRVVYDVSSKPPATIEWE from the coding sequence GTGAGCGCTGACGCCACCGCCCGACCCACCGGCCGCGATGCGGCTGGCGACCGTATCCTCATTCTCGACTGCGGGTCGCAGTTCACGCAGCTCATCGCGCGGCGCGTGCGAGAGGCGCGGGTGTATTCGGAGATCCACCCACCGCGCTCACTCGAGTGGGTGAAGGCGTTCAAGCCGACCGGCATCATCCTTTCCGGCGGACCCTCGTCCGTCACGGATGAGGGCGCGCCGACGTTTGATCCCGGCATTCTCGACGTCGCGCCGGTACTGGGCGTGTGTTATGGCATGCAGTGGATCGCGCAGCACGCCGGCGGGGAGGTGAAGGGGGGTGGTCGCCGTGAGTACGGCCGTGCCGAAGTGACCGTGGGCGAGGCACGAGGCGTCTTCAGTGGCTTTGCGCCCGGTGAGCGCACGCAGGTCTGGATGAGCCACGGCGATCATATCGAGTCGGTGCCGCCGGGCTACGTCGTGACGGCGTCGAGCGCGGACAATCCGGTGGTCGCGATGCGCCACGCATCCAGGCCGATCCACGCCATCCAGTTTCACGCCGAGGTGTCCCACACGACGCGGGGCGCCGACATGATCAGCAACTTCCTGTTTGAGGTCTGCCGCTGCACCCCCGGGTGGACGCCGGGGCACTTCATCGAGGATGAGGTCGCGCGCATCCGCCATCTGGTGGGCGAGCAGCACGTGATCTGCGGCTTGTCCGGTGGCGTCGACTCGTCGGTGGCCGCCGCCCTGGTGCACCGCGCCATCGGAGACCAGCTCACGTGCATCTTCGTGGACACGGGGCTGTTGCGGCTGCACGAGCGTGAGCAGGTCGAGCGCACGTTCAGGGCGCACCTGGGGATCCGGTTGGTCACGGTGCGGGCCGAGGCGCGCTTTCTCGACGCGCTGGCCGGCGTGGACGATCCGGAGCGGAAGCGACGCATCATCGGGCACACGTTCATCGACGTGTTCGAGGACGCCGCGGCCGAGGCAGGGAAGGACGCTGCATTTCTCGTTCAGGGCACGCTCTATCCCGACGTCATCGAGTCGGTGTCGGCCAAGGGCGGTCCTTCGGCGACCATCAAGACGCACCACAATGTCGGTGGCCTCAAACCGGGGATGACGTTCCGACTCATCGAGCCTTTGCGCGAACTCTTCAAGGATGAGGTGCGAAACGTTGGCCGCGAACTTGGGCTTCCCGAGGAGATGGTCGGCCGGCATCCGTTCCCGGGGCCGGGCCTGGCGATTCGCGTCCTGGGTGACGTGACCGAGGCGCGGCTCGAGGTCCTGCGCCAGGCCGACGCCATCTACCTCGAGGAGATCCGGAGCGCCGGGCTGTACGATGACATCTGGCAGGCATTCGCCGTGTTGTTGCCGGTGCGCTCGGTGGGCGTGATGGGTGACTATCGCACGTACGAAAACGTGCTGGCGCTGCGCGCGGTCACGAGTACCGATGGCATGACCGCCGACTGGTACCCGTACCCGCCCGAGGTCCTTTCGCGCATGTCGAGTCGGATCATCAACGAAGTGAAGGGGGTGAACCGGGTGGTGTACGACGTGAGTTCCAAGCCACCGGCCACGATCGAGTGGGAGTAG
- a CDS encoding MATE family efflux transporter, translating to MARLAAPIVAVQVGLMTMGAVDAAMLGRVSPAAMAGGALGNLYWMLATMVGQGAVHALDPIVSQALGAGDAAAAGRGVKRGLVLGALLSLPAALVLVPAEPVLRWLGQPEDVAALAGDYTLACVPGTIAYYWFFALRQSLQAMRRVWPLILTVVGANLLNVFLDWVLIFGRLGAPALGTTGAAIATSIGRWAMVLILGGIGWRYLRPHLRGSWRSALRWTALTPMLRIGLPIGVHQWLEMAAFGGALLLVGRFGTVPLAAHNLTIQIVALTYMVPLGTASAAAVLVGHAVGRGDADGARREASAALVCGVGFMAIAALVIVAVPETLARAFSIEPAVVALGARFLPIAAAFQVFDGIQGVSSGILRGLGDTRIPMLLNLVGFVLIGIPVAAILAFPLGIGPEGVWWGLVVCLAVVAALLAARVRTRLSGALVRVESAH from the coding sequence GTGGCGCGACTCGCGGCACCGATCGTTGCCGTGCAGGTCGGGCTGATGACGATGGGCGCCGTCGACGCGGCAATGCTCGGGCGGGTGTCCCCGGCGGCCATGGCGGGTGGTGCGCTCGGCAACCTGTACTGGATGCTGGCCACGATGGTCGGTCAGGGCGCGGTGCATGCGCTCGACCCCATCGTTTCCCAGGCCCTGGGTGCCGGCGACGCGGCCGCCGCGGGACGCGGCGTGAAGCGAGGCCTCGTGTTGGGTGCACTCCTGTCCCTGCCCGCCGCGTTGGTCCTCGTACCGGCCGAGCCGGTGTTGCGGTGGCTCGGGCAGCCGGAGGACGTGGCCGCCCTTGCCGGTGACTACACGCTGGCCTGCGTACCGGGTACCATCGCGTACTACTGGTTCTTTGCCCTGCGCCAGAGCCTGCAAGCCATGCGCCGCGTCTGGCCTCTGATCCTTACGGTCGTTGGGGCCAACCTGCTCAACGTCTTCCTGGATTGGGTGCTCATCTTCGGGCGTCTGGGCGCGCCAGCGCTCGGGACCACGGGCGCCGCCATCGCCACGTCGATCGGACGCTGGGCCATGGTGCTGATCCTCGGCGGCATCGGCTGGCGATACCTGCGGCCGCATCTTCGCGGGTCCTGGCGGTCGGCGCTCCGGTGGACGGCGCTCACGCCGATGCTGCGCATCGGCCTGCCCATCGGTGTGCACCAGTGGCTCGAGATGGCGGCATTCGGCGGCGCGCTGCTGCTCGTTGGGCGCTTTGGCACGGTGCCCCTTGCCGCGCACAACCTGACGATCCAGATCGTCGCGCTCACCTACATGGTGCCGTTAGGCACCGCGAGCGCGGCTGCCGTCCTGGTGGGGCACGCCGTGGGGCGCGGCGATGCCGATGGCGCACGCCGGGAGGCCAGTGCCGCGCTGGTGTGCGGTGTGGGCTTCATGGCGATCGCCGCGCTGGTGATCGTCGCCGTGCCGGAGACTCTGGCGAGGGCCTTCTCGATCGAGCCGGCCGTTGTTGCACTCGGAGCCAGGTTCCTCCCGATCGCGGCCGCGTTCCAGGTGTTCGACGGGATACAGGGCGTGTCGAGCGGCATCCTTCGCGGTCTTGGCGATACGCGGATCCCAATGCTGCTCAATCTCGTTGGGTTCGTGCTGATCGGGATCCCGGTGGCCGCCATCCTCGCATTCCCGCTCGGGATCGGGCCCGAGGGCGTGTGGTGGGGCCTGGTGGTGTGCCTCGCCGTGGTCGCTGCCCTGTTGGCTGCCCGCGTGCGCACTCGGCTCAGCGGCGCTCTCGTGCGCGTGGAGTCAGCGCACTAG
- a CDS encoding PTS sugar transporter subunit IIA translates to MELREFFSEDAIKLDLEGGTKDEILKELIGLLKLDEKSESMLFKMLKRRENLGSTGIGRNIAIPHCRSLVVNKLRVAFGRRVEGLDFKAIDEKPVRFFFLIVAPPLEVSNQYLPVLGKIAQFSKEPDVPDRLLGIQSPAEFMALLEEKGV, encoded by the coding sequence ATGGAACTGCGCGAGTTTTTCTCCGAAGACGCGATCAAGCTGGATCTCGAAGGCGGGACGAAGGACGAGATCCTCAAGGAACTCATCGGGCTCCTCAAGCTCGACGAGAAGTCCGAGAGCATGCTCTTCAAGATGCTGAAGCGTCGGGAGAACCTCGGGTCCACTGGTATTGGCCGCAACATCGCGATCCCGCACTGCCGCTCGCTCGTCGTGAACAAGCTGCGGGTGGCGTTCGGGCGACGGGTGGAGGGCCTGGACTTCAAGGCGATCGATGAGAAGCCGGTGCGCTTTTTCTTCCTGATCGTCGCGCCGCCGCTGGAAGTCTCAAATCAGTACCTGCCCGTGCTCGGCAAGATCGCCCAGTTCTCCAAGGAGCCTGACGTACCCGATCGCCTGCTGGGGATCCAGTCGCCCGCGGAGTTCATGGCGCTCCTCGAAGAGAAGGGTGTGTAG
- the dusB gene encoding tRNA dihydrouridine synthase DusB, which yields MAGVSESPFRRLCRQHGADVVVTEFLSAEGIRRENPATVAKLRFGADERTIGVQIFGADPAAMREAAALVTDVFQPDFIDINFGCPVKKVVRRNGGSGCLRDLDLVQAVIRAVRAGTHLPVTVKIRSGWSEELRDPVAIALRCQDAGAGALTLHPRTRTQMYTGFARWEEIAAVKAALSIPVIGNGDIKTPQDVVRMKELTNADGLMIARGSFGQPWIFDQARALLEGRPMPATPPVEQRFAIALEHARMVQSYEADPEGAAVEFRKHLGWYVKGLPNSADLRRRLHAVNSFGEVEGIFEAYLSAGHHLEATGPTLESVEA from the coding sequence ATGGCTGGGGTCTCGGAGTCCCCGTTCCGGCGCCTCTGTCGTCAGCACGGGGCGGACGTGGTCGTGACCGAGTTCCTGTCCGCCGAGGGCATCCGGCGAGAAAATCCGGCGACGGTGGCCAAGCTCCGATTCGGCGCCGACGAGCGGACGATCGGCGTCCAGATCTTTGGCGCGGACCCGGCCGCCATGCGTGAGGCGGCGGCGCTGGTTACGGACGTTTTCCAGCCCGACTTCATCGACATCAATTTCGGTTGCCCGGTCAAGAAGGTCGTGCGTCGCAACGGTGGCTCCGGATGCCTGCGGGACCTCGACCTGGTGCAGGCCGTCATCCGCGCGGTTCGCGCCGGCACGCATCTCCCGGTCACCGTGAAGATCCGGAGCGGTTGGAGCGAAGAGCTTCGGGACCCTGTGGCCATTGCGCTCCGCTGCCAGGACGCCGGAGCCGGCGCGCTGACGCTGCACCCGCGCACGCGTACCCAGATGTACACCGGCTTTGCGCGCTGGGAGGAGATCGCCGCGGTCAAGGCGGCGCTCTCGATCCCGGTGATCGGCAACGGAGACATCAAGACGCCGCAGGATGTGGTGCGCATGAAGGAGCTCACCAACGCCGACGGCCTCATGATCGCGCGCGGCTCGTTCGGTCAGCCGTGGATCTTCGACCAGGCGCGCGCACTGCTTGAGGGTCGCCCGATGCCGGCGACGCCGCCCGTGGAGCAGCGTTTCGCCATTGCGCTCGAGCACGCGCGTATGGTGCAGAGCTATGAGGCCGATCCCGAGGGCGCCGCCGTGGAGTTCCGCAAGCACCTCGGCTGGTACGTCAAGGGACTTCCCAACTCGGCGGATCTGCGCCGTCGCCTGCACGCGGTCAACAGCTTTGGCGAGGTGGAGGGCATCTTCGAGGCGTACCTGTCGGCGGGGCATCACCTCGAGGCCACGGGGCCCACACTGGAGTCCGTGGAGGCGTGA
- the larB gene encoding nickel pincer cofactor biosynthesis protein LarB — protein sequence MTPERARAILDEVVRGTLTVAAALEQLATAPLESLGFATVDHHRALRQGVPEVIFGAGKTREQVVAIAERLAARGDGFLVTRAEPEVRAGLVARFAGARVNDLARTVALPADRPVEARTGRVLVVTAGTSDLPVAEEAVETLHAIGIHVDRLTDVGVAGIHRLLSRSATLREASVIIVVAGMDGALPSVVGGLVACPVIAVPTSVGYGAAFGGIAPLLTALNSCAAGVTVVNIDNGFGAAMAAGRIVAR from the coding sequence GTGACACCGGAACGCGCGCGCGCGATTCTCGATGAAGTGGTGCGCGGCACGTTGACCGTGGCGGCAGCGCTGGAGCAGCTGGCCACCGCGCCCCTGGAATCGCTCGGGTTCGCGACGGTCGATCATCATCGGGCACTGCGTCAGGGCGTTCCCGAGGTCATCTTCGGTGCCGGCAAGACCCGGGAGCAGGTCGTCGCGATCGCCGAGCGACTGGCAGCGCGCGGCGACGGGTTCCTGGTCACTCGCGCCGAGCCCGAGGTGAGAGCCGGGCTCGTGGCCCGCTTCGCGGGAGCGCGCGTGAATGACCTCGCGCGCACAGTGGCGCTGCCAGCGGACCGACCCGTCGAGGCCCGAACCGGGCGGGTGCTGGTCGTGACCGCAGGCACGAGCGACCTACCGGTCGCCGAGGAGGCCGTCGAAACGCTGCACGCGATCGGCATCCACGTCGACCGGCTCACCGACGTAGGGGTCGCCGGGATCCACCGGCTCCTGTCGCGGTCGGCCACGCTTCGCGAGGCCTCAGTGATCATCGTCGTTGCGGGCATGGACGGCGCTTTGCCATCCGTGGTTGGAGGACTTGTGGCGTGTCCGGTGATCGCCGTGCCGACCAGCGTTGGCTATGGGGCGGCGTTTGGCGGAATTGCCCCGCTTCTGACCGCGCTCAACTCCTGCGCGGCTGGGGTTACCGTGGTGAACATCGACAACGGCTTTGGCGCCGCGATGGCGGCCGGTCGCATCGTCGCCCGGTAG
- a CDS encoding NAD-dependent epimerase/dehydratase family protein produces MPTDRRTFLKVSAAAGGALALGSPGISRRAQAQGAPSTADVGRASAPLNILIIGGTGFTGPEQVEYALARGHRITLFNRNRTRPDFFKGKVDQLLGDLSGDASALRGKRFDVVIDNPTTFPYWVRNAAQYLRGNVGHYLFISTISTYPDNSVPDADESAATTPMPEGVDPYTLVREHAGQYYGALKTFSEQEVARQYGSNHTVIRPGLIVGPLDRSDRFTYWPARIDRGGEVLAPGTPDDPAQIIDARDLAEFTVRCAENRVFGTFNATGPAKPTTMAEVLYGIKAVTNAGASFVWVPADFLATQQIRGWRHMPIWLPPTGATAGFLRRNIDKALKAGLTFRPLAVTAKDTLDWHRARPEAERTALENGTIAGIPASKEAEVIAAWRASRRG; encoded by the coding sequence ATGCCGACCGATCGCCGCACGTTTCTCAAGGTGTCCGCTGCTGCCGGCGGCGCCCTTGCCCTCGGGTCACCGGGCATCTCGCGCAGGGCGCAGGCGCAAGGCGCACCGTCCACGGCAGACGTCGGGCGGGCGAGCGCCCCGCTCAACATCCTCATCATTGGCGGTACCGGATTCACCGGACCCGAACAGGTCGAGTATGCGCTCGCCCGGGGTCACCGCATCACGCTGTTCAACCGCAACCGCACCCGACCCGACTTCTTCAAGGGCAAGGTCGACCAGCTGCTCGGCGACCTGAGCGGCGACGCGAGCGCCCTGCGAGGCAAGCGATTCGATGTCGTGATCGACAATCCGACGACCTTTCCATACTGGGTGCGCAACGCGGCCCAGTACCTCAGGGGGAACGTCGGCCACTACCTGTTCATCTCGACGATCTCGACGTACCCCGACAACAGCGTGCCTGACGCGGACGAGAGCGCGGCGACGACTCCGATGCCGGAAGGGGTGGACCCGTACACGCTCGTTCGCGAACACGCGGGACAGTACTACGGCGCCCTCAAGACGTTCTCGGAGCAGGAAGTCGCGCGTCAGTACGGAAGCAATCACACGGTCATTCGGCCAGGACTCATCGTCGGACCGCTCGATCGTTCGGATCGATTCACCTATTGGCCGGCGCGCATCGACCGCGGTGGCGAAGTGCTCGCGCCCGGCACGCCCGACGATCCGGCGCAGATCATCGACGCGCGCGATCTCGCCGAGTTCACCGTGCGGTGCGCCGAGAACCGGGTGTTCGGCACGTTCAACGCGACAGGTCCCGCCAAGCCGACGACGATGGCCGAGGTGCTCTACGGCATCAAGGCGGTCACCAACGCAGGCGCGTCGTTCGTGTGGGTACCGGCTGACTTTCTCGCGACGCAGCAGATTCGCGGCTGGCGCCACATGCCCATCTGGCTTCCACCGACAGGGGCGACCGCTGGGTTCCTCCGTCGGAACATCGACAAGGCCCTCAAGGCTGGACTCACGTTCAGGCCCCTCGCGGTGACGGCGAAGGACACGCTCGACTGGCATCGCGCGCGCCCCGAGGCCGAACGGACGGCCCTGGAGAACGGTACGATTGCCGGCATCCCGGCCTCAAAGGAGGCCGAGGTCATCGCCGCGTGGCGCGCGTCCCGACGGGGCTGA